The window TTATAGCATGACTTGCCATTGTAATCCGTACCTTATTTATTGGTAACACATCCTTTTATCTTTTCtcacccttcttcttctctttcctttaCTTGGGAAAGAAAAAGGTGACAGATACGAATGAGATTTTGAAACACAAAGAGAACAATGACAGTTACTTATACGATCACACTTACAGATTACATTATGAGACAATTTCGAGCTGAGTTGAGGAAGCATAGCCAAGTCACATCATGCCACATTTGCAAATGCCTTGTAACATCGATCGAAGAGCTTTGCACCATCATACGTAAAACTAGTTTGTCACTATGTATGACTTGTGTTCTTTTAGAAGTCTTTAGTATGGAGGGTTTTATCAAATAAGGTTACACTAATTGATTTTAATtgggaaaaatattttagataaaaatCAATTAGGAGGATCATTTGTTAAAAGCCGAATAATAAAGaagatactctatttcttttcagCTTTCGCTAACTACCTGTCAAACATCCCACGTCAAAGCAACCTTGGAAGCTATAAAGGGCCATCATTCTCCACTTCCGGTTCACATCTAAggccttgagagagagagagagagagagagagagcgagagagaatgGGAAGGAAGCCTTGTTGTTCAAAGGAGGGGCTCAACCGAGGTGCATGGACTGCAAACGAAGACAAGATCCTTGTCTCCTACATCTCAACCCACGGAACAACAAAATGGGGATCTCTCCCTAAGAGAGCTGGTGAGACTTACCTACTCAATGCCCTTGCTCTCAATTAAGTTCAACGGTGCATGGCTGCCATGGGGTTGCAGGCTTGAAGCGATGCGGGAAGAGCTGCCGGCTCCGGTGGCTCAACTACCTGCGGCCTGGGATCAAGAGGGGGAACATATCGGACGACGAGGAGGAACTCATCATCAGACTCCACAAGCTCCTTGGCAACAGGTCAGTCAACTTTTGCGGAGAGTAATTACGGTAGCGTAGCCGTCCATCGTTACTGTGTCTTTAACATGCGGGCGATCGAGGCTCCAATAACTATTATCATCTGATACGGTTCGTGTACTTGCATTAAAAACCAGCTCATTTGATTTCGAGGCTAATTCTAGCTAGATCGAGATGGTCAACTCTGTTGGATCCTTGATCTGTGGTTTTCTTGAGCTTGTTCTGGACACGTTCTTTCTTGAATGGGGACCGTAGATGGTCTCTAATCGCAGGAAGACTGCCAGGGCGAACGGACaatgagatcaagaactactggaacaccacCTTGGTGAAGAGACTGCAAGGTGGGTCGTCACAGCTCCCGAGTAATCCAAGCCCCGCCACAGCCCAATCCAAAGGGAAAGACACGGCGGTCGCCACGCCGCCGCCGGTGACTGGCTCGAAGGTGATCCAGACCAAGGCATTAAGGTGCACCACGGCGTTCTTCGGCCAAGATACAGCCTGCATGCCTCCGCGCTTGGCGCCAGAAGAATCCGATGGCTGCTCCAAGATCTCTCCATTTGGCTCTTCTCTGGACGTGGTTGCAGCCTTCCCTTCAAGCTCTGATGCTTGGAAAGAGAGAGACGACGGCGTTCAAGTCGAGAACCCTGAATCAAAAGAAGCCGATGACGCCGCTAACATGGGTTTCTATCCAGACGACTTGATGTCCCTCGATGGAGCACTGATTGGAAACTGGATGGAGAAGGACCAGTTTCAGCAAGACAGCATGTTAGATGTCAAGCTTTTGGCTTCCATCTTAGAAGCTGACGAACAGGGGTATTGGAGCTGAGCAAAGGAGTCACCATCTCCAGTTTGCAGCGTAAGGTTTCTACATCGGGTGGCGAAACAGGGACAAAACATAACCTTGCTGCTGGTACAATACTGGAGCTGGAAGTGTAGGTACAAAGCAATCACGTGTGGTTGTTTCATCTTCAATCTCGAACGCTTTGTGCTTCGCTgtagcaataagccgcaagaattGTTCTCATGTTTCACCAAAGAATTAGCTCTCCTAGCAACAGTCATAGCTGCCCGAAACACACCGATGATGGTAAGCTAATAATTTAAATGGGGCACAAGAATTTGAAGCCATCACTTTGTCTATCGAATATATTTGTCGGATGGGTGCTTGTAATCATAGGACTCCACATCCACAACATAAAGTGGAGGAAAGCAAAAGGGAACACCCACCTGAAGAAGACGGCACGAATGAGTGCATTCATGACTTTGGATTGTTGCGAGGCGGAAAACACATATATgggaggagaaagagggagagacTTCACGTAAACAGACAGCGCAAACAAATGCGAGGCAGAGAACAGTGCAATGTATTTTTCCTGTATCTGTTCCCTCCTCAATTATTGTCGAGAAGATGACTACGCAACTAGCAGAAAGCAAATGTGCCGTCGACGATCATCGGTCCCTTTTCATGCAATTATATCCAAAAAGAACTGTAGTTTGGATTCATTAGACAGTAAAATTTCAGCCTTAAAATTATACCCACATAAATCGTGGACAATAGAACATTATATTGAATCCCAGGCAGTGTCAGCTTTCTAATAATTGAAGTGCAGTCGCAGAAAGTAGAAGAGATTTTATCCAGAATGGAAGTCACGCACATGGGATCCTCAGCAGAATTAATAGGGTGCATGGGAAGAGTCTGCAGGCAGGATGATGACAAAGGGAGCCTTTACAGCGTGAGCCTGTGCGGCCTAACCTTCCATGGACGAGTAGACGCAAATTGTGAGCTGCCCAAGCAGAAGTTTAGGTGCACTCTATGTGTGTGCGGTCCAGAGATCGGAGTCGAATTTTAGATAAACCGGCTTTCACGAACCGGTCCATTTCTCATCAAGATTGAAGCCCACTCTCTCTCtatgattatgatgatgattattattgcaGTAAATATAAGATGGAGGAAAGAGGAAAGAAGTCTCACTTTTGTTGTCGGTTTTATCCTCTCCCTCGAGGtactgtgtgccaaaaaatatttttaatcattgcTCTGATGATTTCTTGGCCTTTCATTGCAATCTTGCAGCAAAAACGAAAAATCTTAGATTTGTTATATACGTCATTTTGAGGAAATTTTTATAGAGACATTAATTATACAATTTAAATTTGTTAAACTTTAGCATTTAATGTTTTACAATTGTATCACTTatgttatataaaaataatttccaATATTATATTTCCGAATATGTAATTgagtattttttctttttaattttactaAACCTATGGTTGGATCCATACTAAAATCATCACCACCTGTgtcatcattatcattttcatacATCAATTGTCTCATtaaatacaatatatatataaatgatcaaataataaatgaaaaattcaGCATGTAAGCTTTTGTATATACCATGATAATGTTACAAAAGCTTGCCTGCACTAACAAGTGTGCATAAGACACCACTTTTTTGTGTTTTTATGTATCCACTTAATTCATTCACCTTAACAGATGGGCAAAGAAATCAAAATCGCTTATTAATGATACTTTGTTCACCATCTTGGACTTGCAGCATTGTTTGGCTTGTCACAGACACATGATTCAAGGATTGATCATATGATCCACATACAGTCAGTCCACCCGAAGCCTGGTATGACCATGGAGAACCTGCAAAAGGAACGTGCCATGAAACTTGGTTAAAATTCTTGGCAGACTCTCACAGATTGGCACATCTTAAGATTTTTAAATGGTTAATTCAGAACAACTGAAcaacatttagttattgataaaaGCATATAAACTTTTCGGTAGAAAGAGGATATCAAGACGGAAGTAGTCCAGAAAAAAAGGAGCATTCTATCCATCGAAAAGAACCCGAAAAGGTCAAAAAGAAAGCAGCAGGTGAATTCTGCACTCTTGCTTATGTCAgataaacaaacaaacaaactgaAGATTTCAACTTAATAGCTATGTGCATATTTCCAGCTGCGACAATCGATGAGGAAAATCGAGAACCAACAGCTCCTGCGAATAATGTAGGATGGAGGACACAGCACCAAGGAAACGATAATATTTTTTTCCATGAGCTTGTGTGAACAGAGATGTCGGAAAGACTTCATATGAAAGATGCATCGAGACTCTGTTGAAGAATTCTTGTCATTGGAGATCAGATCATCTTCTGGTTAACAATAGGCCCTGAAAGAAGATAGGCCAAACTAAACCTCTTTAGATTGGTTGTTACCAAATTCCTATGCCCATCTGAATCCAGATGCCAGAGGTATTGGTTGAATTCAGCCAATACCCTTTCAGTTTTCTGATCATGGCTAATCTCAGAAACAACATTAGATGCAAGGTCTCACATGCAAGACATAACAAGACCTACTGTTTATTCCATAAATTAATGTAAATATCGAGATTTATCGTGTGCATGTAGTTGTGGGACGTGACACACCACACATGAACTTACAAACCATATGTGATCCTTTCTCCAAGATCGAGGATCAATACATTAGATaaatacaattttatatttgtccTACACATTCTCTTGATTGTCAACCACCTGATGATACCCTTCTGTTAtcaagctcaagttctacgcATAGCAGAAAAGAGCAAATGGATACTTAAGTGGGTTGAAAGGATCTAGCCATTAACATCTTCCTTTCAGAAGGTCTTGTATCGTGAGAGATGGACGATGTTCCAGATTGGAGAAACAAAAGGGTGAAGGACACCTACACATGGCATTTTCTTCATCGGAAGATGCAAATCAGAAAATAGAAAGTGACTAGTTACAGCTCATAGTGGTGTTGCCCCTAGAGAAAAGCAGGAATAGATCATGGGCGATTGACGACATCATTATAGTTGCATGGAGGACAGACAGCTTTCAAAAACAATAGGACACAATATACAAAGTTACAGACATTGATTGGTGTGGTTTTTCAAGGATAAGAAATCTCATGGAATTAAGACCAACCCCATGCTAAGCTGCCATGCCTTTGCAGTTAATAGGTTAAAAAATGCTAGTAGTGAAATAGCATTAGTTGAAGCATTTGCCATATGGATCCTACAATGTATTAATAAAAACTAGCATTAAGGTTGATTCATTTGTTGTGTCAGCTAGTAAATGTCCAAATAACTTCTAAAGACTAGCAGCAGCGAGAAACTCAGAATACAACAATAAGCCATGAAGTCCCAGTTATATGAGTGTAAGGTTGAcaagctacatggatcttttcctaTCATTGAACTCAGCTAAAAGTAATATCACTATTCAAACTAAGAGTCACTGACAAATTTATGCAAAGATATGCATGCACCTAAAAGGATAGCACATTAGAACAAAGGTAGAGTTGCTGCATTGCTATGCTGTTAGCATGGATTCATAAGCTGCAAGGATATATAACCCTCATAGATAATGCATTAGAGAGAGTCTTATGCAATTTATTGCTCTTCTATTTAACACATCAGCAGCCCAAGTAATTGCTAATCGGCATTTTTAAACAATCCCCTATTCTCCAACCTATTGTTCCCATTTATTTCTCCCATTCCAAAACTCTTCCAACTCGAGCACTGCTCTCCCCACCCTCTCAGCACTTTTCCTATGCATCCTCTCAAACTTTTCCCTAAAGTTTGTTCCGATCAACTACAATCAATTACCAACTTTATCTTGCCCTCTAATCCCACCATCTTGTAGCCCTTGAAAGATGCTATTGATGGCCTATAAACTAACATCAAAAGTTCATCGCCATTTGGTGAATCTAAATTCATGACATCTAAATTCAATAGCCCTTGAAAGATGCTATTGATGGCCTCTAATCCCACCATTTTGTAGCCCTTGAAAGATGCTATTGATGGCCTCTAATCCCACCATCTTGTAGCCCTTGAAAGATGCTATTGATGGCCTATAACTAACATCAAAAGTTCATCGCCATTTGGTGAATCTAAATTCATGACCACATTAAGCTAGTGGAACATGAACCACCCCCATGTCCCATAATGCACAAATCACTGGCAAAACCAAGCAGAGATCCCCAATAGTTGCAGGCAGTCCTTCCCCAGATCAATGGCAAAAGAAGACCCATGTAGTGACCCAGGCAATGAGAACGAGCATTATGATGTTCGCCAAAGAAATAATTATGCTCAAAGAGtcttaaaaaattagaaatttcCAGAATGTTTCCATCCAATGCACGTTAGAGTATAAAATAACTCAATAGTTAGAACTATTAACCTACCTCAAATCCATCATCttgacttaaccaaacaaatCAGGAATTTGCAATAAGGCTGATTTGCTAGCTCATACATAGTTTGGCCGATGACATTGAAAAGTTTACCCAAATGGTCAGGACATTACAACTTCTTGTTATTGTTGCTGGTAAAAAATAAAACTTGAAAATattgaaaagtaaaaaagaaaaacttccaACTTATTGAGAGCTGCAGAGCACTAACTAGGCAGAAGTTGACAGTACTGAAGAGCGTGAGAAGAGAAAACGAGGCATTTGCACCTGTTTGAACAAGCCAATTAGTCACTGTCTATTCAATCCACCCGAAGCAACACCTAAGGGATAAATTGAACAATTTGTAGGCTGCCCATGCACTGATTGAAAAACTTGGGCCACATATCAAAAGGTTAATAGCGTCTTAGTTATCTCAGCAAGTGTCAGCTTGTGCCCTTAACATCATTACCTGCAGTCGTCGTTACTAATGAGAAGTATTATTACCAACTTAGACCAATTTTGCCACATGTTTTATGGAACATGAACCAAGTCCAAAGTCATATAGGACTCGACTTCCAAGAAGAGTAGAAACAGATAGAATAGTTCATGCCTTGATACACATCAAGTGACCTATCCATTGTCGACTTATGCATCTTATGCAAGAGCAAAgagtttctctctctttttctttctctttcaaatGTTTTCAGTCAGGTGGGCTATAAGAGCACACTACTGGTTGAAAGGTATATCAAACAACATCTTTCTCAGTACGAAAGCTCTTCCTCTCACAGATCTTCATCTTTGTAGCAGAGTAGTGACATTGAAGATTAGTGCAACACTCTTCACAAAGCTTCTCCTTCTTTGTGAAGATCATTATAATCAAATCTTGAAGTCTTATCCACCTAGTTTTTAATGAGAACCTCCAGATCAGCAAAATCTAATCAAAGTGACAGAACACAACCAAAAAGAAGATACCACAATTTTTTATACAAAAATGCAGGATTCAACATACGAAAGTAGCTGATGTTAGTACAAGAAAAATGAAACAGATTCTGCATACAGAAGTAGTTCATGATTGTAAGTTCTTTACCAAATTATTCCTGGAAAATCTAAGAAGCAAATGACATTATTTCTTCGTGAAATTAAATGTAGATCAGCTGCCAGGAACTGATTTAAATCCTCCAATCTTCAACTTCAATCCAATAGCTAACATTTACAAATCATTGCAATATATAGAGAGCACTCGCTCCAGCACGCCAATTTACAAAGAAACCTATGAATTGTGAAAACAAGTAGTAGTCATGGGAGTTTGGAGTGAACCTCTTTGGAAGAAGAACCATCAAAGGGTAGCAGCAGGCGGTGGTGGCACCTCGAAATCAACAACAATGAAGCTCTCCAGAAGCGGCCGCACCTTCTCCTTCACCGACTCCACCAAGTCCTTCTCTCCCGCATCCATCGCCTCAAGCTCCTCCAGGTCGCGAAACACCGCCAGAAGTCCCACACCGTATCCCTTCGCCCGAGCCGGTGAGAAATTCTCTCCGTAAGTCACCTGCGTCACCGCCGCCGGCGCCGACAACTTAACCTGCGCCAGCGTCGCCGTTAGCTCCGCCGTGGCCCCCTCTTTCGGCTTCGCGAGGGTCAGCCGCATCGCCGACCCAGGGGGCGCCGCCGTCGGGCTGTCAAGGTCGGCGACCCAGTCCATGGCCATGATATCCTCGCAGACGGGGAGGACGTTCTCCGCGACGACGGCCACATGGGATGGGTGGGTAGAGTAGGCAGCGAGGTCGGCCTTGGAGCGGTAGCGACTGTGGAGGAGGTGCGTGAACCCGGTGGCGGATCGGTGGGGGCGCGGGAGCACGGGGCCGGCGGCGAGGTGCGCGACGACGTCGAGGGAGGCGAGGGATCGCAGGTTGGAGACCATGGCGTCGACCTTGGACGGGTCAGTGGAGTCGCGGACCTTGAAGAGGACGACGTGCTCGATAGTGGCGGCGGCGGCCATGGAAGCGGTGGCGGAGGTGGAGTAAGAGAACGATAGCGTGGCGGCGGggcgaagggaagaggagaagagggctTTGAGGGATGAGGGAGAGTAGTGGAGATAGACGACGGTTCTTAGACACGACATCTCCCTCTAGttttcttgctcctccatccaCTGGTAATCGTCGCCGTTGGACTTTCGTTTGACGGCTCACGTTGATGCTTAGACGCTCTGCCGGATTAAGTCACTGTCAATAAAGGTTAATTCCGATCAGTTCTGGTGGTACTGCAGAACAGTATTGTTTAATGTGGGGGCGACGAGTTGAACCAAACCTGCCGAATCAAGCGGACCGGTTCGAACCCGATAGGCTCGGCCCGTTGTAGTTAACAAGTTTGAGGGTGACGACGTGCGGAATCGCCCGGACCGGTTCGGAGGCCATAGGTCTGGCCCACTAGATTTGTGGGCCGGGTCGAGATAGCATTACAAAATTTTGACCACCGGTCAAACAGTATTCGAGTTATTTATTTTCGTTGACGGAACGATTTAATCCAACTCGACTACCTCACCATGAGAAAAACCAAGCCATTAGAGTGAAATGAGTGCAGCAGGATATTCGACTTGAATGAGAGAGAACACAATAGAAGCTATTTTTTAGTTTTtcattttgttcatttattttcagaaaaaaaatcaattaaaaatataaaaaagatgaaaataaTTACATAGAAAAAAAACTTTCCAATGTTGAAGATGATAAATGCAATATTATTATAGTAGTTGAAAGCAAACATAGGAGGAAAAATAGAATAACAGCTAATAAGCACCACACAAAACTTTGGGTTGAGGGGACAGAGATGATCTTTGTGTTCTTGCAATAATTTGATGCGCTGGTAATCGGTAGAGGACTTGCGCTGCACTGGCATAGCACGGAACACATGTCCTCCACAAAGGGGATCTGGACATGGCTTTGTCCTTGACACTTTGGTTTCTTCTGCAGTAGCTGCCAGGGGTCCTAAAGGCACCAAATGCCGTGTAAGACAGATGAGTAAAAATGCCATTTGGAAGCTGAAAGAAGATGATTGGGAGGATGAAGCTTCGGTACAAAACATTGTTATTTGTAGCGGGATACACGAGTCGACGCTATCGATTTGATATGACACCATTAAGAGGAGACCGAGAGCATGTTCTTTTTGGCGAGTCACACATACCTAACAAGGAAGACATAACTGGATCGAAAGGCCTTCACCATGGTCTATCTGATACGTTCTTCCCTACCCACTGTCATCCCTAAAGTTTGGTCAAAGCAGCACTCGATGAGCTAACAGGGGACCATACATACTTTTCATCAATGCaacatcttttgtttcttattccAAATACAAGTTGTCAGCAGGTAAACCACTGGATAAGCTTCCAAAGCATGCATGGTTAGCAGCCATGGTTTGGATCTGACCCATCTCATTCTTAAAAACTCGGCATCTGAGCAGGGAAGGAGCCAATGGAGGGAGATGACCCCATGTGGCTCTTCCTCCCGGCCGGTTCCTGTAGAACAAGCAGTATCAGAGAGCTTCTGGTCCACCTAGGAACAGCTGGCAAATCATCTTAGAGCAGACATGGGTAGAAGAGATAAGCACTGCTGCAGCTTTCAGCATCCAATCCCTTTGTCCTCTTCCTTGGCATCACTGATATGTACACCTACTTCGGCTATACTGTTGTATGCCTCCCTTGTTTCTGTGAACTTTACATGTTTGCACCTCCAGCCAAAGAATATACAGGTGACTGCCACCCGGCTAGAACAAACAAGTGGTCAGAAAAGCTCATCTACTCTCTTGTGAGATTCCATAGCTGTGTCGACTACGATTGGAAGCCAAACAAATGTCTAAAAGGCATCTACAGGATCAAAAGATGTCTTCGGCTACATGGAGGCTTTGATACTATTTGCAAGAGAAATGCACATCAgagcagaaagaaaaagaagacatcAATTAGAGAAAGATTAGACTGACTATTCCGGAGCACAGACAAACAGCTTTGCATCACATAAATGAGGGAGGAGATGAGTGACACAGTGATGAAAACAATGCAAGCAAATCTTATGTCATTCCTAGCCGGGCCGGTTCCTCTTGTTGCCGGGCTTCCCCTCGGAGTCGCCCTCCGACGAGGCTTCCATGGACCGGGTGAAGGAGAGTGAGAGGTCAGCGTAGAGGTCGACGACGCGCCGGATGTTGTTGTTGAGCTCTCTGATCAGGCCGACGTTGCGGCTGAGGTTGTCGGGGATCTTCGACTCATGGTTCTGATTGATCTCGTTGATCAACAGCCTGTTCTGATCCAAGATACGCTGGACCTGAAGAAAGCTCTTCTGGAAGGTCTGGAGGACTTTGCTGTCCACTTGGGTTCCATTGCCAAGCCCCGAGAAGCTA of the Musa acuminata AAA Group cultivar baxijiao chromosome BXJ2-10, Cavendish_Baxijiao_AAA, whole genome shotgun sequence genome contains:
- the LOC103969793 gene encoding transcription factor MYB1-like, with amino-acid sequence MGRKPCCSKEGLNRGAWTANEDKILVSYISTHGTTKWGSLPKRAGLKRCGKSCRLRWLNYLRPGIKRGNISDDEEELIIRLHKLLGNRWSLIAGRLPGRTDNEIKNYWNTTLVKRLQGGSSQLPSNPSPATAQSKGKDTAVATPPPVTGSKVIQTKALRCTTAFFGQDTACMPPRLAPEESDGCSKISPFGSSLDVVAAFPSSSDAWKERDDGVQVENPESKEADDAANMGFYPDDLMSLDGALIGNWMEKDQFQQDSMLDVKLLASILEADEQGYWS
- the LOC103968522 gene encoding stress-response A/B barrel domain-containing protein UP3 gives rise to the protein MSCLRTVVYLHYSPSSLKALFSSSLRPAATLSFSYSTSATASMAAAATIEHVVLFKVRDSTDPSKVDAMVSNLRSLASLDVVAHLAAGPVLPRPHRSATGFTHLLHSRYRSKADLAAYSTHPSHVAVVAENVLPVCEDIMAMDWVADLDSPTAAPPGSAMRLTLAKPKEGATAELTATLAQVKLSAPAAVTQVTYGENFSPARAKGYGVGLLAVFRDLEELEAMDAGEKDLVESVKEKVRPLLESFIVVDFEVPPPPAATL
- the LOC103968523 gene encoding protein ELF4-LIKE 3 codes for the protein MMDGDSFSGLGNGTQVDSKVLQTFQKSFLQVQRILDQNRLLINEINQNHESKIPDNLSRNVGLIRELNNNIRRVVDLYADLSLSFTRSMEASSEGDSEGKPGNKRNRPG